The Helianthus annuus cultivar XRQ/B chromosome 16, HanXRQr2.0-SUNRISE, whole genome shotgun sequence genome includes a window with the following:
- the LOC110907740 gene encoding SNF2 domain-containing protein CLASSY 3, which translates to MFLNVRILTETDDTDEDLKASGNLSNTNADPFWSTEDESSSSSEFKKPNFKRFLSQLNKRPYGTTTNPLSVFDNSDSDEHEGDGYVNLEEHEDAIVALPVSCKYDRGSRKDTKASSFQFTEDVPIDSSERESDDLDGADLLPVNKRPHRRTQNDKEKVWSGSASRKEKSPSVRKPNMKNTCQIPMDEPSDTEVNEKQNTIDELISRNVKGDIAKSVKSGKFKKGGRRDVAACINAILESVINNEEDHITQEDECLPSHFKFDDTEDESSQKSIESNGEELFEEMEFALKCDEVGSYRIPQVENQEEVNHYDDNGLCENGVHGETYFEEQTGLRCLLCGDVLVESRYVIPKLASYAPDRSNRRRHFDEQQFFSHENPYYMDLDSNPYDTCKQTKGTVWELIPTHIQARMYSHQQEGFEFLWNNLAGTIELSRLQKLCSRGSGGVGGGGCIISHAPGTGKTFLTIVFMESFLKKFPKCCPVIIAPASMLLTWEAEFKKWRVGISFINLHNTEHLRKEMTFGSSTRNKDLIRAMKISSWTNGGSVLGVSYNLYEKLAGDSYSYKNIDHEKIRTCLLDMPGLVVLDEGHTPRCEHSKIWNTLLKLKTRNRVILSGTPFQNNFRELFNTLKIVRPATANSIVKEKFFADMIQRRNMRNFRGRSRAEDIEKLKEIILPFVHVHKGHILESKLPGLRQSVIFLNPSPFQKGFIDNLGTLASTFEYEHKVTLVAVHPSLILHCSLSEKEENSINKQELEDVRLQPEVGVKTRFVMELIRLSLSLNEKVLIFSQYIQPQLLLQDQIAHVFGWSVEKEITLIQGKIQQTRRQNIINAFNDPKSELKVLLASIRCCSEGIHLYGASRVVLLDVVWNPSVEIQAISRAYRLGQKKVVYTYHLMAAGTTEEEKYDRQVEKWRLAEMVFSSASMAGGEPKNKVKVDDKILQEMVDNQELKDIFKKIRYPENQTRI; encoded by the exons atgtttctaaatgttagAATCTTAACAGAGACTGATGACACCGATGAGGATCTTAAAGCATCTGGTAATCTTAGCAACACGAATGCAGACCCGTTTTGGTCTACTGAAGACGAGTCATCTAGTTCTAGCGAATTCAAGAAGCCTAACTTTAAAAGATTTTTATCACAATTGAACAAGAGGCCATACGGCACCACAACCAACCCATTATCTGTTTTCG ATAACTCAGATTCAGATGAACATGAAGGTGATGGATATGTGAATCTTGAAGAACATGAAG ATGCTATTGTGGCACTTCCAGTATCCTGCAAATATGACCGTGGAAGTCGAAAGGATACGAAAGCGAGCTCGTTTCAGTTTACTGAAGATGTGCCAATTGATTCTAGTGAAAGGGAgagtgatgacttggatggtgcTGACCTTTTACCAGTAAACAAGAGGCCGCATCGGCGCACACAAAACGATAAGGAAAAAGTTTGGTCTGGATCAGCTTCCCGAAAAGAGAAGAGTCCTTCTGTACGCAAACCAAACATGAAAAATACGTGTCAAATACCAATGGATGAACCGAGTGATACAGAAGTTAATGAAAAACAAAATACAATAGACGAATTAATCAGTCGTAACGTGAAAGGTGATATAGCAAAATCGGTCAAAAGTGGAAAATTTAAGAAGGGTGGTCGAAGAGATGTCGCCGCATGTATAAATGCTATTTTGGAGTCCGTTATTAATAATGAAGAAGATCATATAACACAGGAAGATGAGTGTCTTCCTTCACATTTCAAATTTGACGACACTGAGGACGAGTCGAGTCAAAAAAGTATCGAATCAAACGGGGAAGAATTATTTGAAGAGATGGAGTTTGCACTCAAATGTGATGAAGTTGGTTCCTACAGAATTCCCCAG GTCGAGAATCAAGAGGAAGTCAATCATTACGACGATAATGGCCTTTGCGAAAACGGAGTGCACGGTGAAACTTACTTTGAAGAACAAACAGGCTTGAGATGTCTTTTATGCGGAGATGTCCTTGTTGAGAGCAGATATGTTATACCGAAGCTA GCAAGCTATGCACCTGATAGGTCTAATAGAAGGCGGCATTTTGATGAACAACAGTTTTTTAGTCATGAAAACCCATATTACATGGATTTAGATTCGAATCCTTATGACACTTGCAAGCAGACCAAAGGAACGGTCTGGGAACTCATCCCAACGCATATTCAGGCACGCATGTATTCCCATCAACAAGAAGGATTTGAGTTTTTGTGGAATAATTTGGCGGGAACTATTGAGCTCTCAAGATTACAAAAACTTTGTTCACGTGGTAGTGGCGGTGTTGGCGGTGGGGGCTGCATCATCTCACATGCCCCTGGCACGGGTAAAACTTTCTTGACAATTGTGTTTATGGAGTCATTTCTCAAGAAATTTCCCAAGTGTTGTCCAGTCATAATTGCTCCGGCTAGCATGCTTCTAACATGGGAAGCCGAATTTAAAAAATGGCGAGTCGGCATTTCGTTTATCAACTTACACAACACTGAGCATTTGAGAAAAGAAATGACTTTTGGGAGTTCCACACGTAATAAAGATTTAATACGTGCTATGAAGATAAGTTCTTGGACCAACGGTGGAAGTGTTCTTGGAGTAAGCTACAATTTGTATGAAAAACTTGCTGGGGATTCGTATTCGTATAAGAACATAGATCATGAAAAAATAAGGACGTGTTTGCTGGATATGCCGGGACTCGTAGTTCTTGATGAAGGACACACGCCCCGTTGCGAACACAGTAAAATCTGGAACACGCTTTTGAAGTTAAAGACCAGAAACCGAGTGATCTTATCTGGAACCCCATTTCAAAACAATTTCAGGGAATTGTTTAACACGCTGAAAATAGTAAGGCCAGCAACCGCAAATAGCATTGTGAAGGAAAAGTTTTTTGCAGATATGATTCAGCGTAGGAACATGAGGAACTTTAGAGGTAGATCGAGGGCCGAAGATATTGAGAAGCTCAAGGAGATCATTCTGCCTTTTGTTCATGTTCATAAAGGACATATCTTGGAAAGCAAGCTTCCCGGTTTGAGACAAAGTGTCATTTTTCTAAATCCTTCACCATTTCAAAAAGGTTTTATTGATAATTTGGGAACTTTAGCAAGCACTTTTGAGTATGAACATAAAGTTACTTTGGTGGCGGTTCATCCGTCATTAATCCTTCACTGCTCGTTATCTGAAAAAGAAGAAAACTCGATAAACAAACAAGAACTTGAAGATGTGAGACTGCAGCCTGAAGTTGGTGTGAAAACAAGGTTTGTCATGGAGCTGATTCGCCTTAGTCTTTCGTTGAATGAAAAGGTTTTGATCTTTAGTCAATATATCCAGCCACAACTGTTGTTACAAGATCAAATCGCCCATGTTTTTGGTTGGAGTGTTGAGAAGGAGATCACACTCATACAAGGAAAGATACAACAGACGCGCAGGCAAAATATAATAAACGCTTTTAAcgatcccaagagtgaactgaaAGTGTTGTTGGCATCTATAAGATGTTGTTCTGAAGGGATTCATCTTTATGGTGCTTCTCGGGTGGTTCTTTTGGATGTCGTTTGGAACCCGTCTGTAGAAATACAAGCTATTAGCAGGGCTTATAGGCTTGGTCAGAAGAAAGTGGTGTACACGTACCACTTGATGGCGGCTGGCACCACCGAGGAGGAGAAGTATGATAGACAAGTAGAGAAATGGCGGTTAGCAGAGATGGTTTTTTCTTCGGCTTCCATGGCTGGCGGGGAGCCGAAGAACAAGGTGAAAGTGGATGATAAGATCTTGCAAGAAATGGTGGATAACCAAGAACTGAAAGATATCTTCAAGAAGATCAGGTATCCTGAAAATCAAACTAGAATTTGA